Genomic window (Mustela erminea isolate mMusErm1 chromosome X, mMusErm1.Pri, whole genome shotgun sequence):
tttgacagagagagatcacaagtaaatggagaggcaggcagagagagagagagggaagcaggctctccgctgagcccgatgcgggactcgatcccaggactctgagatcatgacctgagccgaaggcagcggcttaacccactgagccacccaggcgcccaagattagTAATCTTAGATGAGGGGATGGCCATTGTAATTTCAGAGCAATCAATCTGTATATCaatggcagaaaataaaatctggggaagCATACTAGTTTAaagtggaggaggagaatgaaattTAGGCTCAAAGAACAGAAAGTGCTTTCTGCAAAGAAGTTACAAGGTGAAATCTGaacaaatattcataaatttatgATATCTGTTATGCCTTCCATTCCCCTTCCTCTTTGAAGACAAGGTCACAGAATTCCATTacaggaaaaatgtatatttacagAACTCTATTACaggaaatatatacataacacACTCACAGAAGCACACATGAGCAtcaacagagcagagagcctggtgtggggctcaatcccagggccctggaatcacaagcagagaggcaggcagagagagagggagaagcaggctccctgctgagcagagagccctgatgtggggctcggatcccaggaccctgagatcatgacctgagccgaaggcagaggcttaggtCAGCAATTCCCAAGGGCAGCAATTcttaaatgtaattttgaaacaaaattgcAAGTCTTTAGTCCAAATAGTTGGTGTTAAACTTGAGGAAATCTGTTCTCTAGGCTGTGGTACgggttgaatgaaagaaaaatttaacaaagTTCTGTTGCAAATGGTGAATGATGCTTCAGAAAGACAAACACACTGgagcatttgttttttgtttttgtttttttaaggattttatttatttatttgacagacagagatcacaagtacgcagagaggcaggcagagagagaggaggaagcaggctccccactgagcagagagcctgatgtggggtttgatcccaggatcctgaggtcatgacctgagctgaaggcagaggctttaacccactgagccacccaggcgcccctggagcatTTGTTAACACAGATAACCTTTCTTTTACTtcagtggagaaagaagaaggaaaaaaaaaaaagtctttccttaCAAAACTTTCTAGAACACTCGTGCCAGAATCTGAATGCTGGGCTTTAGTGGAACATGGGTCCTATGGGGGGAATGGAAAGAGCTGCTGTTTTCTATGGCAAGCCTGCGCATGCATCCTTTAAAGAAACTCTCTGGGTCTTCGCTTCCTTGCTGCGTTGATGAGGTGGGGGAATGAGGAATGGGGTGGAGCCACAAGAAAGCCATAAAGGAAAATTGGGGTATCTGTTTAAAAGAAGCCATCCGGTATGGTGAGCGTGGGCTAAAAAAGTCCTCGCTGACTTTACGTGGGAGGAGATAGGCTCTCCCTTTACCTTTATATAGGTATATTCCAGCGAGTTTAATCAATCACATATTTCCAGATACTCTCAGATCACTgcatttcctatttatttatttaattatttctatttttgcaaGCCTTGGTGGGCACGCCCCTTCACCTAATGGAGCAATTGCCGATGAGTGTGGGATGCGGGAGTCCCGTCCCGAAGACATGTCCCTCCAGCGTTCAAGTTCCATGCCAAAAGAAGATGTGGAGGCTTGGGGCCACCATCGCGTCCTGCTGAGAGCTCCCGTCAATGTGTTGACTGACCTGTCAAGAGAGCAGCTGGAACTCCCCTCTGAGACAGCAGGAGCTTGCATTCCTGTTGACAGTTCCAGAGCTCACAAACACCCCTATGGGCCACCACCTGTTGTTACTGAAGAGTCCCTAGCAACAACAGAAGTAAATAGCTCTGAGGGGTTGGCAGACAGGAGGCTTAGAGAACAAGATTCTATTAATGTGTCCCAGGAATTCTCTGGCAGCCCTCCAGCACTGATGAtagggggggcaggggtgagcaGGGGAGACACCCAGAGAGGTGGCAATAATGCAAGGTTATACCTGGTTTTGCCAGGTCAAGGGTTCTTTCCATCCAGGGGTCCGCAAGTTACAGGCCCCCCACACATCCCTACCTTTAGATCAGGGGTAATGATGGAGCTGCCTCCAGGAAATACAAGAATGGCCAGCAAGGAAAGGCTGGCTCATGTTTCTTTCCCACTAGGAGGCCCCCAGCACCCGGAGGAGAACTGGTCTAATCCTCTCCCGTTGTCTTCCAGTATTGCTGGTTTACCTTCTCACCCTACTGCTCACTGCTTTATATCTCCTCGACCTCCGAGTTTCAGTCCATTTCTTGCTATGCCTATTGCTTTTGCTCCACCTCCAATATTTGGTCCTACCCTGCcttcttatttggaaaattttccttCCTGGGGCATGCCTGCTCCTGCGCTCTCAGAGAGAACAACTGATGACAAAAAAGGGCTGGGGGAAAAGGTGAAAATTactcatttatgtttttatatttgaaaacacCCTATCCTCTTACATTTTACTTGCCTTATGTGTTTGGAGATTGAATAAAGATTctgaagtttgaaatattgtgaattgtttttttaaaaacgcAACCCTGGGAGCTTaaactttggcttttgttttctaactttaaggaaattaaaggagTAATGTGCTAGTACTTTCTAAGTAGCTTAGTTGAATCCCTAGTCTTGGCTTGTTCctgtgtgagtgggggagggtcaATAGTGTTCTTGCAAGGCCAGATCTAGGGTGGGGAATTACTATCTACCTAAGGCTATGGGGGTTGCTCACAAcaggatgggaaaaataaaataaggtacaTAAAGTAGACCAAAGTCTAGATAATAGAGAAAAATGCACAGTGAGTAAGAATAGGATGAGACCAGTGAGGGTATTAACCGACACCTAACAGCCAGTTAGAGGCAGAACCAGGCTGAAAGGTGAGGAAAGAAAAGGGCAGGagtgggatgcttgggtggctcagtggttaggcctctgactcttgatttggaatcaggtcatgatctcaggggtaaCATGGAGCCCCAgatccgtgctgggcatggaacctgcttaagattcttgctCTCTTATTAAAAAGTAGAGGGGTGGGCAAGGGAGATAGAGTTGTAGGTCACTGCTTCAAACATGATCTAGTCTGCCCCTCAACACTACATGGTTGAGGTATATGAACACGGTATATACAGAGCTGGCTTTATAAAAGTCCAGGGACAAGGTGGAAGAGGGCTGATCTCTTCACCTATTGCTTGAATACAGGGCTACTATCTACTCAGAACTtttaaacacaaatgaaaatattttactcacatagaattattttctctgaTAGTGCTGTGCTTGTACTCTATAATGTGCTGTGATGCCTTATTATACTGATGGTTCTGAGAGATTATCACAGTGCCTGGATAGAAGCTTTTTCAAATTCAAGCAACAGAAGTACAGCATGCAGAGTGGAAAGATGGTCATTCTGACCCCTGCAGAACTCAATTCGCTATATAGTAAAATGCCCTAAAGCAAAGCGCCATTATGTATGAACAACCACTACATTAGAAATGTCTTTAGAGAATGATTcttcaaataatcattttttcaGGTCCAGAGCTGATGGTGTAGGTGATGTAAGCAGTTAAAAGCTGAGAAAACCTGGAGATCCAAAAGACATCTAGCCTATAAACAAAGATTTAATGTGTTTTTAGCACCAATAACAGGTTTGTTGCTACTCTGACAAAGAAGGCACATGGATccataaagtttctttttcttcatttatttaataatagacTGTTCTAAATTTACAGGTGGCAGTGCAGGGCTTAGAAGGAGCATCTGGAGAATGCTTGCTAAAATTCCCTTCACTCTTTGTATGTCCTAAGGCTGGCACAATTCCATCAACTCACTTTGGTGGGTTGAGCAGACGTATTCAGCAAATCATTTGACAGCTGCTCACTATGAGGTAGCTTAGTCCCAGTGTACCAAACACTTACTGAATTTTCAGCCTTAATGAACAGAAGAGTTGGGCATGCTTATAGTCATCAAAGATATCTTTTGAGCCAGATGTTAAAAGATGTTTTGACAAGAAATCAAGTTGTGTCAACAGTAGTGCTGAATCTCTGGAGAGTTGCCAAAAGGTGTGTAAGTGACAGCAGGACAGGATACATGTTCTTTCTCAAAGGAAGTAGAGTGATAAAGGCTCTGAAAGACTGTCCCCAATTACAATAATTCATGACAAATTCTCTGTAACAAGGAAGTTCCACCAACACAAACTGCTGGTTCTcagctctctgttctcttttgtaACActctgtttgttattttttgtgtCATTTCTTAACACTGAATACCTATAGtgagcaataaaaaaaattagctattaATCAACTGAGgtattgaagttttatttataactCTGTGATATAggatgaatatattttctttagtttatgGAGAGCTCTGTGCCTATATAACAAATTTCAGTAAGTGTAAATATAGAATAAGCCTGGGATCTTGTTTTTAAATGCAAGTAAATTgtaagtatttttgtttattcacacCGTCTGTATGGGAATACTGTAACATTTTATTATCATAGGTGCCGGCATCCTCAATGACAGTCAAATATCCATTTTAAACACATGAtttgccgggcgcctgggtggctcagtgggttaagctgctgccttcggctcaggtcatgatctcagggtcctgggatcgagtcccgcatcgggctctctgctcagcagggagcctgcttcctcctctctctctctctgcctgcctctctgcctactcgtgatctctgtctgtcaaataaataaataaaatctttaaaaaaaaataaaaaaaataaacacatgatttgccttaaaaatattatttttaaattattgtagtATAACATAAGCAAATATTAACCTATAACACAACATCGTATTCAATTTGGAAAGTGCTCATAATGCAACATATTCATcactcttgaaaataaaaattttccttttattttctgtggcTTAAACAGCTCTTTactgcaaaaggaaaaatataaacatcatCAAAGTAGCCCTTTCTTCTGCTAGTAATGGGAATGGGTTAAGTATTTCCTATTGTCACAAGAAGATTCATGTCATACTGTTTATTATGTATAGTTCTCATTATATTCTATGTCACAAGATTGTAGCATCAGAATTTTAATGTCCTATATATTCTCTAGAAGGTAATCATAAACTGTACAACTTTGACCTTTTCCACGTCCCAAAATATGATTCATTAGCCATTTCTATTTTCCATTGTTTACAACTTCTGTGGCTTGCTGGAAGAAGTACACATGGAGCAAATCAAACTGAAGAATACTGAAAAAGCTAAAGTTCAAAGCtatgaaattttttaagtttatagtcTTACATAAGCTAGAATGTCATTAAAAATACATCTCATTCTTCTGAGAATTATTATAATAAACACTAACCAGGGCCAAATAATCTATTTTCACTGGAGTACTCAGGTTGAGATCATAGTGCTATCTTTATGTACCATGGaataagtattttgttttgtttttctttttttttttggtggttgccACTGAATAATTAGGTTGCATATATATAATGGGGAATGATATCCTTACATAACTATTACATTATACTATAACAATGGATTTGGATTATCAAGTGTTATTAagagattttgatttttataggACTTAAATACAGAACTATGTAAAATGACTCTATTTCAAGATTAATGTACCAACCCagagattaaagaaaatttaggCAGATAAAAAAACACTCTGtgatgggacacctggctggctcagtcagtagagtatgcaaatcttgatcttggaattgctgagtttgagccccacactgcgtatagagtttaatttaaaaaaagaaaaaaaaaacccggtATATAATGTCATAGGTTGATTCCACAGCTATCACAAAACCTATGTGTCTTCTTTATACTAAGCTAGATTGAATGATAGTCCCACAGAAAGAGCAAGTGATGGGactaaattaagtgaaataacccaTCTATTTTTTCTGTGgcaatatacattttttcttataataatggAAATGTATTGTATTTATCAAATTAAATCTAGATCTGAGAAGTCAGAGAAATCATGCTTCATTATGCAATCTTTTCCTTAAGTACttgaggagattttttttttttttagaaagtagggtaattcttttttttttttttttaagattttatttatttatttatttgtcagagagagagagggagagagagtgagagcacaagcaggcagaggcagagagagaagcagactccctgctgagcaaggagcctgatgcgggcctcgatcccagaccctgggatcatgacccaagccataggcagaggcctaacccactgagccacccaggcattcctacatacttttatttatttatttttta
Coding sequences:
- the PRR32 gene encoding proline-rich protein 32 encodes the protein MSCIELLGGHAPSPNGAIADECGMRESRPEDMSLQRSSSMPKEDVEAWGHHRVLLRAPVNVLTDLSREQLELPSETAGACIPVDSSRAHKHPYGPPPVVTEESLATTEVNSSEGLADRRLREQDSINVSQEFSGSPPALMIGGAGVSRGDTQRGGNNARLYLVLPGQGFFPSRGPQVTGPPHIPTFRSGVMMELPPGNTRMASKERLAHVSFPLGGPQHPEENWSNPLPLSSSIAGLPSHPTAHCFISPRPPSFSPFLAMPIAFAPPPIFGPTLPSYLENFPSWGMPAPALSERTTDDKKGLGEKVKITHLCFYI